The DNA region AGTAGGCGGTGCGGCGTGTCCACGGTGATCTGTACCAATGCGATGTCGCTGGTATGCGTCTCAGACTGACAGGGAGGGTACATAGATGAAAGAAATCACCCTGACCATAGATGGCAAGGTATGCAAGGGCGTCCAGGGAGAGACCATCCTTGAGATCGCCAACAAGAACGAAGTCTATATCCCCACCCTCTGCTATCTGGAGGGACTGACCCCCATCGGCTCCTGCCGGATGTGCGTGGTCGAGGTGGAGAACAACCCCAAGCTTCTCACGGCCTGCACGACCCCCGCCCAGGACGGCATGGTGGTGCACACCAAGACGGAGAAGCTCTACAACTACCGCCGGCAGATCCTGGAGCTGCTCTTCGCCGGCCGGAACCACTACTGCATGTTCTGTTCCCAGAGCGAGGACTGCGAGCTGCAGCGGCTGGCCATCGAGCACGGCATGGACCATGTCCGCTATCCCTTCCTCTACGCCGATTTCGAGAACGACGCCTCCGACGCGGACCTGCAGATGGACCACAACCGCTGCATCCTCTGCCTGCGCTGCATCCGGGTCTGCGCCGAGAAGGTGGGGGCCCACACGCTGGACCTTCAGAAACGCGGCTGGGACGCCACGGTGATCTCCGACCTGGGACAGAAGCTCGGCGAGAGCGACACCTGTGTGGACTGCGGCGCCTGCGCCCAGGTCTGCCCCACCGGCACCATCACCGTCCGGGAGTTCGCCTACCGGGGCAAGCGGAACGACTGCGACGACATCGTGGAGAGCGTCTGCCCCCTGTGTGCCGTGGGGTGCCGCATCAAGGCCTACGTCCGCACCGGCACGGTGGCCCGCGTGGAGGGCACCGGCACCAGCCAGCCCGACGGCGGCCAGCTCTGCCACAAGGGGCGCTGGCACCTGCCGGAATCCACCGAGCGCGAGCGGGTCACCACACCGATGATCCGCGAGGGCGTCCACTACCGTGAAGCCTCCTGGGAGGAGGCCCTCTCGCTGGTGGCCGAGGAGTTCAAGGAGTCCTACGACAACAAGAGCGCCGGCGCGCTGGTCTCCAGCCTCTGCACCGACGAGGAGCTGGGCGTCTTCTCGGCCTTCTTCAAGGAAGGCATGCAGATGTCGCACATCGACACCTTCGACGGCGACGTGCTCCGCGGCTTCGCACGGGGCTTCGAGCCCTTCCGCCGGCAGGGCGTCCGCCCCTTCACAGCCGCCCACAACCTGCTGGACAGCGACTGCATCGTCACCCTCTGCGCCGATCCCCAGGACGAGGCGCCGGTGGTGGCCAGCTACGTCCGCGTGGCCACCCTGAAAAACGAGGCCACCCTGGTCAACGTCTCCAGCTGGGGCGAGGCCTTCCCCGGTCTGACGGACATCAACATCCCCCTCAAGCGCGCCTGCGGCGATCCCGGCATGCTCAACGAGCTTGCCGCGGCGGTCTCGGCGATGCAGCAGTCCGCCGAGATGCCCGAGGAGCGGGAGAACCTCTACGAGGAGTACGAGCAGGCCCTGACCCGGGCCGCCGAGAAGGCCGACGTGGAGCGGGAGACCATGGAACAGCTGGTCAAGTGCATGGTTTCCTCCGAGAAGACCACCCTGGTCCTCGGCGGGAGCGTGGCCACCGATCCCAATGTGGTCACCGCCGCGGCCAACCTGGCCATCGCCGCGCAGGCCTTCCGTGACGACGGCCTCGGCCTGGTGCCGCTGGTCCGCAGCGGCAACAGCCTGGGCACCATCAATACGATGCTCAGCGACGAGCCGTGGATCGGCGAGGAGAACCGGGACTTCCTCTACGTCTATTCCACCGGTCTGGTTCCGGAGGACAAGCAGGAGTACAAGGAACACCTGGCCGCCGCGGCGAACGCCAAGTTCGTGGTGGTCCAGACGCCCTACATGGTGAAGCCGCTGGTGAACTTCGCCGACGTGCTGCTCCCGGCGCCGGCCTGGTACGAACGGAGCGGCCACTACTGCACCATCGAAGGCGAGCGGCGGAAGCTCAATGTCATCGTTCCGCCCAGGGGCGAGGTGAAAGGGCTGGCCACGGTCTTCGACGCACTGGCCGAGAAGATGGGCATCACCATCAGACAGCCCGAGATCGCGCCCTGCGCGAGCCTCTTCGAATCGAAGATCCCTGCCTCGCAGGCACAGATGGTTACCGAACAGGGGGTGACGTCATGAGCAAGGTCAAACTGGCGACGGCGTGGCTGGAGGTCTGCTCCGGCTGCCACATGTCCTTTCTCGATATCGACGAGGAGATTGTCCCGCTTCTCGAGAAGGTGCAGATCTGCTACTCCCCGGTGGCGGACCCCAAGGCGATCCCCAAGGTGGACGTGGGGGTCATCTCCGGCGCTCTTGGCAACGACGAGGAGATGGAGATCGCCAGGGAGATGCGCGAGAACTGCGATATCCTCATCGGCTGGGGCGACTGCGCCGTCTTCGGCGGCATCAACTGCATGCGCAACACCTACAGCAGGGAGGAGGCGCTCGTCGAGGCCTATGTCAACTCGCCGAGCACCGTCAACCCCGAGGGCATCCTCCCCGGCGAGGATATCCCCACACTGCTTCCCAAGGCACTGCCCATCGACTACGCCGTCAAGGTGGACGTCTATGTTCCCGGATGCCCGCCCGACGCCGAGACGATCCTCTGGGTCTTCAAGGAGCTGCTCGAAGGGCGTATCCCCAAGGTGCCTGTTGACATGATGCGGTACGACTAGGAGGGACTGAGAAATGGCAACCACCCGTAAGATAGAAGTGAACCCCGTAACAAGGATAGAGGGCCACGGCAAGATCACCGTCAACCTCGACGAAAGCGGTCAGGTGGACAGCGCCCGATTCCACGTTACGCAGTTCCGCGGGTTTGAGCTCTTCTGCCAGGGCAGGGATTTCCGGGAGATGCCGGTGATCACGCCCAGGATCTGCGGCATCTGCCCGGTGAGCCACCATCTGGCGTCGGCCAAGGCCTGTGACCAGATCCTCGGCGTGGAGGTCACCCCCACAGCCCACAAGCTGCGCGAACTGATGCACATGGGGCAGATCGTGCAGTCCCACGCGCTGAGCTTCTTCCACCTCTCCAGTCCGGACCTGCTCTTCGGCTTCGACGCCGACCCGGCGGTCCGGAACGTGGCGGGGCTGGCCGAGAAGTTCCCCGAGCTGGCCGTGAAGGGCATCAAGCTCCGCAAGTTCGGCCAGGAGATCATCAAGGCCCTGGGCGGCAAGAAGATCCACCCCTGGCACAGCATCCCCGGCGGCGTCAACCGGAGCCTCAAGGCCGGGGAGCGCGACGGCTTCCTCGCCCAGATCCCCGAGATGAAGGGGATCGTCGGGGAGGCGCTGAAGCTGATCAAGGGCTATCTGGCCGAGCACGGCGACGAGGCCAGGCGCTTCGCCACCTACCAGTCGGCCTACATGGGTCTGGTCAACGAGGGCAAGCTGGAGCTCTACCACGGCAAGGTGCGCATCCGCGGCGCCCGGGGCCGGATCATCGACGAGTTCCAGGGCGACGACTACCTGGACTACATCGGCGAACACGTGGAGCCCTGGAGCTACCTGAAGTTCCCCTTCTACAAGCCCCTGGGCTTCCCCCACGGCTCCTACCGCGTGGGGCCGCTGGGCCGCGTCAACGCCTGCGACGACATCGCCACCCCCGAGGCCTCGGCCGAGCTCGCCCTCTTCCGGGAGGGCATGCAGGACGGCATGGTGCACTACACCATGTACTACCACTACGCCCGCCTCATCGAGGCGCTCTACGGCCTGGAGCGGCTGGAAGAGCTGCTGCACGACGGCGACATCACCGGCAGCGACCTGCGGGTGACCACCCGGAACATCAACCCCAGGGGAATCGGCGTCATCGAGGCGCCCCGGGGCACGCTCTTCCACCACTACGAGGTGGACGACCGCGGCGCCATCTCCCGGGTGAACCTCATCGTGGCCACGGCGGGCAACAACGACGCCATGAACCGCGGTGTCGAGCTGGTGGCCCGGGAGTACATCAAGGGCGGGGAGGTCACCGAGGGGATCATGAACCGCATGGAGCACACCATCCGCTGTTACGACCCCTGCCTCTCCTGCTCCACCCACGCCGTGGGCAAGATGCCCCTGGCGCTCACCGTCTACGACGCCGACGGCAACGAGCAGGCCTCACGGGTCAAGGAGTAGCCGCCGCGGCGGACCTCTTTGGAGAGAACGAACGGAGCGGGGGCCGGGCGACCGGCCCCCGCTCCGTGGAAAGCGAGGAGGCTGGGTATGGAGGTACTGGTGATCGGGTACGGCAATCCCTTCCGCGAGGACGACGCCGTGGGGCACCAGCTGGCGCCGGAGATGAAAGAGGCGCTTGAGGAGGCCGGCCACAGTGTGCGGCTGCTGCTGGAGCAGCAGCTGCTGCCCGAGCTGACCGAGGAGTTCCGCGGCAAGGACAGGGTGCTCTTCGTGGATGCCCATGTGGCCGAGGAGCCCGTGGAGGAGTCCTACCGCCTGGTCCGGGTGGAACCGGCCAGGGAGGGCGGCGAGGGGCTCAACATCCACTCCTTCGGCCCCGACTGGCTCCTGCACCTGGCCGAGACCGTGGGCACCGAGGTCCCCGAGGCCTGGCTGCTCTCCGTGGCCGGGAGCTCCTTCAACTTCAGCGAGGAGCTGTCGCCCCCCTGCCGGCGGCGCACCGAGGAGGCCCTGACTGCATTCAGGCGGTGGGTCGCCCGGGGAATGGCCTGAACGGCTGACCTCCGGCGGCGCCTATGCTATAATACAGAAAGCAAAGAGATGCCTGCGGTGTGCGTGCTCATAGGTATGTGCCTTGAGCCAACACTCGCCAAAAGAGGGGTTCGGCGTCCCTGCCGGCGGCGGAGGCCCTTCGGGGCCGACAAAGCTCAGGTGGGGTAGAACCCCGACATTACAGGAGCGGGTCAAGGCCAACCTGGCACGGCACTGCGGGTTTCCGATCGAGGGCGATGAGCACAGCTCACGCCCTTTTTGTTTGCCTTTCTGTCGAGACAGGCTATATACTCTATAGTAATAACGAGTGACAGGCATTGCGGACGCAGAATGGCGCCCGCCGCGGGTGTCCCGCGCATAAACGGCCCAGAACTGCTTGCCGACATCCCCGAACTCGTTGATCTGGCGCGGCAGCCCGTGGCCGTTGCCGTCAATGCCGAGCTGACGCTGCTCTATTGGGATATCGGGCGGCTGAACGTCGAGGGGCAGACTGGAGAGACCTGGAGGTGGGGCATTGACCAGCAAATGGCTGGAGATTTGCAGGGGGAGTCCCCCTGCGTGGGCGGTTTTTCAGCTTCCAATCTCTGGGGGATGAAGGGATTCTTTAAGACTTATCAAGGGCTTGAAAAACTCGCACCATTGGTGCGAGAAAATGGCTGGAACCACAAATCGCAATCATGGAGCGTTGTTACGTCCCCCGGGAGCGGGAATTCTATATCCGTGTGACCCGCAAGTTTGGCTGGTCGAAGAATGAAATGGTTTAATCGAAACGGACACCCCGCCAGGTCAGCCTTGCCGGGAAAGGGGGGCGACCGTTGGACAGAATGAGCGGGGAAGCCCGTTACTCAGATGCATTCAGAAAGGACGCTGTGTCCCTGGTGCTTGACCATTGGTACACCTGCAAGGATGCCGCCGAGCGTCTCGGTGTTCCCAAGTCCACCATGACCAACTGGGCGCGGAAGCAGCGCAACGGGAACAACGGCAATACCCGCAGCCAACGGCAGCGCGATCTGGAAGCCCAGGTACGCAAACTGGAAAAACAGTTGGAGAACGCCGAGAAGGAGTGCGAAATCGTAGCAGAGGCCGCGGACTTGTTTGCGAGAAAATGCCACGAGATCACCTGCGTCCGTTAGGTAGCCGCCCAAACCGTGCAACTGGCCGCGACGACCACGAAGAACTTCAAGGAGCTGGGGTATGAGTGTAGTTGAACTGATTAAGGAGCACGAAGGCAAGACCCTGGAATTCAAACAGGATATCTCCTCACCGCGAAATCTTCTGAAGACATTGGTTGCCTTTGCCAATAGTGCCGGCGGCAGGGTGGTTATCGGCGTGGAAGACAAGACGCGGGAGCCGCTGGGCGTTGAGAATCCACTTGATGAAGAGGAACGGCTCTGCAATTTGATTGCCGACTCCATCAGTCCCCGCCTGGTGCCCAACATCGAAATGACCACAATCGATAGCAAGACACTGCTGGTCGTTGAGGTTTTCCCCAGTAATTCCCGTCCCCACTACCTGCGCTCCGAAGGGCCGGAAACCGGAGTATATGTAAGACTCGGTTCCACCAATCGCCAGGCCGACCGGGAACTGAGCGCCGAACTGCTCCGATCCGTTGAGGGAAGATCGTTTGATGAATTGCCTATGCCCGAGTTGTCTGTTGATGATCTGGATATCGAAGCGGTACAAAAGAACTTTGCAGGTGGGCGAAAGCTGAATGAGCAAGCCTTACTGACCTTGAAACTGCTGGTCCGCCATCAAAAGCGGCTGGTGCCGACCAAAGGTGGGATGCTACTTTTTGGCAGGCAGCGAACACAGCACTTTCCCGATGCCTGGGTCCAATGCGGCCGATTCGCCGGTACCGAAAAAATCGATATTTTTGACCATATCGATATCGATGTTCCGCTCCCCCAAGCGGTCGATGAGATTATGCTGTTTCTGAAAAAACACGCCTACCGCAGCGCGGATCTCTCTGCGGTGCGTCGAAAAGATTTCTGGAGCATCCCTCTGGGAATTTTGCGCGAGATGGTGATCAATGCCCTGGTGCATAGCGACTACTCACAACGCGGTGCTCCCATTCGGATCGTCTTTCTTGATGACCGCATCGAAGTAGAAAGCCTGGGTATCCTTCTGCCCGGTCTGACCATCGAAGAGATGAAACAGGGCGTCTCACGCATCCGCAATCCAGTTATTGCCCGCATGTTCAAGGAACTGAACCTGATCGAACAATGGGGCACCGGTGTGCGCCGCATCTTCGCGGAAGCCCGGGATTTGGGCCTGCCGGAACCAAACATTGAAGAGATTGGCCTGCGCTTGCGTTGTACCGTCTATCTGGCGAAGCAGCACCAAAACAAAAACCAAACGGCCGGAGATCTCCAGTACACATCAGGGGTAGAGTCAGGGGTAGAGTCAGGGGTAGAGTCAGGGGTAGAGTCAGGGGTAGAGTCAGGGGTAGAGTCGCCGGCGATGGCTGTACAGGTTCTCTCTCTTTTGCGCGAGCGGCCCTGTGCCAAGTCGGAGATAGCGAGGAAGCTCGGCAAGGCCAGACCGACACGGTATCTCAATGATGTGGTGGCCCGGATGTTGCGTGAAGGATATGTGGCGTACACCATCCCCGACAAGCCCAGGAGCCCCCTGCAGAGATATCAGCTCACCGAAAGGGGGAAACAGAGACTGGAGGCGGAACGATGAGGTGTGCGGCAAGCGGTTTGCCCTGTGGAGGCAAGAGCGAGCGCGGAATGACCAGTACACGTTGCTCGGACCTTTTTCTGTGAGGTGTGATCCCTATGCAGTCTGTCCAACCCCCCTTCTGGCACCCCGCCGCCTCGGATGCGGTGATCTTCGACTGGGACGGCGTGCTCGCCGAGACGAAGCTGGATTTCTCGCCGGTCTTCCAGCGGTTTTTCGGCGGCAAGCGCGTGCTCCTGCTGGAGGCGCTCCCCACGCTGGAACCGGACCGGCGCGATGAGCTGGAGAACGCCCTGCTGAATCTGGAGATCCAGGGGGCCAGGGAGGCGACCCCCGTTCCCGGAGCCAGGGAATGCATCGCCTACGTGGAGGAGCTGGGGCTGCCCTGAGCGGTGGTCTCCCGGAACTGCCGCGAGGCGGTGGAGATCGCCGCGGAGCGGGTGGGGATCGCCCTGCCCGATTTCGTCCGCACCCGCGACGAGGAGCCCGTGAAGCCCGACCCCGGCGCCCTCTGGGTGGCCGCCCGGGAGCTGGGCGTGCGTCCCTGGCGCTGCACCGTGGTGGGGGACTTCCTCTACGACCTCATCGGCGCCAGACGGGCGGGGATGCGGGCCGTGCTGGTCCAGCGTCCACGGGAGGCCTGGAAACAGTGGGCCGATCTGACCTGCCAGACTATGGAGGCGTTCCGCGTCCTGCTCCGGGAGCCCAGGCCCTATGTCCCCCTGGAGTACAAAGAGCTATCCCCGGAGACCCTGGCGGCCCGCTGGCAGCTGGTGGCCCATCTCCCGGCGGACCACCCCGAACCGGGACGGTCTGTCCTGACGGCGGCCGCCCACGGGCTGGGGACGCTCACGGTGTCCTCAGAGGCTACGGTGGAGGAGCCGCAGTGGCGCTGCTGGTGCGGTCTCGACGCCGCCTGGATGGGCGGGTCGCTGCTTGAGGCCTGCGAGGAGAGTGTGCGCTACCGATATCCCCAGATGCGCATCCTCCCCGGCGAAAACGGCATCACCATTCCCCCCGACTACCACAGCATCGGCGAGTGGATCGCCAGGGCCCTCCCATGACGGAACAGCAGTCCCTCTTCCCTCAGGATCCCAAGGAGCACACCCCATCGGAGGACGCCGTCAATCCCCGCGCCCCGCTGGCCGAGCGGATGCGCCCCCGCCGTCTCGACGAGATCGCCGGACAGTCCCATCTGCTGGCTCCGGAGGCGCAGTTCCGCAAGATGATCGCCTGCGGCCATGTGCCCAGCCTCCTCCTCTGGGGACCGCCGGGTGTGGGCAAGACCACGCTG from Synergistales bacterium includes:
- a CDS encoding molybdopterin-dependent oxidoreductase, which codes for MKEITLTIDGKVCKGVQGETILEIANKNEVYIPTLCYLEGLTPIGSCRMCVVEVENNPKLLTACTTPAQDGMVVHTKTEKLYNYRRQILELLFAGRNHYCMFCSQSEDCELQRLAIEHGMDHVRYPFLYADFENDASDADLQMDHNRCILCLRCIRVCAEKVGAHTLDLQKRGWDATVISDLGQKLGESDTCVDCGACAQVCPTGTITVREFAYRGKRNDCDDIVESVCPLCAVGCRIKAYVRTGTVARVEGTGTSQPDGGQLCHKGRWHLPESTERERVTTPMIREGVHYREASWEEALSLVAEEFKESYDNKSAGALVSSLCTDEELGVFSAFFKEGMQMSHIDTFDGDVLRGFARGFEPFRRQGVRPFTAAHNLLDSDCIVTLCADPQDEAPVVASYVRVATLKNEATLVNVSSWGEAFPGLTDINIPLKRACGDPGMLNELAAAVSAMQQSAEMPEERENLYEEYEQALTRAAEKADVERETMEQLVKCMVSSEKTTLVLGGSVATDPNVVTAAANLAIAAQAFRDDGLGLVPLVRSGNSLGTINTMLSDEPWIGEENRDFLYVYSTGLVPEDKQEYKEHLAAAANAKFVVVQTPYMVKPLVNFADVLLPAPAWYERSGHYCTIEGERRKLNVIVPPRGEVKGLATVFDALAEKMGITIRQPEIAPCASLFESKIPASQAQMVTEQGVTS
- a CDS encoding hydrogenase maturation protease encodes the protein MEVLVIGYGNPFREDDAVGHQLAPEMKEALEEAGHSVRLLLEQQLLPELTEEFRGKDRVLFVDAHVAEEPVEESYRLVRVEPAREGGEGLNIHSFGPDWLLHLAETVGTEVPEAWLLSVAGSSFNFSEELSPPCRRRTEEALTAFRRWVARGMA
- a CDS encoding helix-turn-helix domain-containing protein; this encodes MSVVELIKEHEGKTLEFKQDISSPRNLLKTLVAFANSAGGRVVIGVEDKTREPLGVENPLDEEERLCNLIADSISPRLVPNIEMTTIDSKTLLVVEVFPSNSRPHYLRSEGPETGVYVRLGSTNRQADRELSAELLRSVEGRSFDELPMPELSVDDLDIEAVQKNFAGGRKLNEQALLTLKLLVRHQKRLVPTKGGMLLFGRQRTQHFPDAWVQCGRFAGTEKIDIFDHIDIDVPLPQAVDEIMLFLKKHAYRSADLSAVRRKDFWSIPLGILREMVINALVHSDYSQRGAPIRIVFLDDRIEVESLGILLPGLTIEEMKQGVSRIRNPVIARMFKELNLIEQWGTGVRRIFAEARDLGLPEPNIEEIGLRLRCTVYLAKQHQNKNQTAGDLQYTSGVESGVESGVESGVESGVESGVESPAMAVQVLSLLRERPCAKSEIARKLGKARPTRYLNDVVARMLREGYVAYTIPDKPRSPLQRYQLTERGKQRLEAER
- a CDS encoding Ni/Fe hydrogenase subunit alpha, producing the protein MATTRKIEVNPVTRIEGHGKITVNLDESGQVDSARFHVTQFRGFELFCQGRDFREMPVITPRICGICPVSHHLASAKACDQILGVEVTPTAHKLRELMHMGQIVQSHALSFFHLSSPDLLFGFDADPAVRNVAGLAEKFPELAVKGIKLRKFGQEIIKALGGKKIHPWHSIPGGVNRSLKAGERDGFLAQIPEMKGIVGEALKLIKGYLAEHGDEARRFATYQSAYMGLVNEGKLELYHGKVRIRGARGRIIDEFQGDDYLDYIGEHVEPWSYLKFPFYKPLGFPHGSYRVGPLGRVNACDDIATPEASAELALFREGMQDGMVHYTMYYHYARLIEALYGLERLEELLHDGDITGSDLRVTTRNINPRGIGVIEAPRGTLFHHYEVDDRGAISRVNLIVATAGNNDAMNRGVELVAREYIKGGEVTEGIMNRMEHTIRCYDPCLSCSTHAVGKMPLALTVYDADGNEQASRVKE
- a CDS encoding transposase, with product MSGEARYSDAFRKDAVSLVLDHWYTCKDAAERLGVPKSTMTNWARKQRNGNNGNTRSQRQRDLEAQVRKLEKQLENAEKECEIVAEAADLFARKCHEITCVR
- a CDS encoding DUF1016 N-terminal domain-containing protein, with amino-acid sequence MAPAAGVPRINGPELLADIPELVDLARQPVAVAVNAELTLLYWDIGRLNVEGQTGETWRWGIDQQMAGDLQGESPCVGGFSASNLWGMKGFFKTYQGLEKLAPLVRENGWNHKSQSWSVVTSPGSGNSISV
- a CDS encoding HAD hydrolase-like protein, encoding MVSRNCREAVEIAAERVGIALPDFVRTRDEEPVKPDPGALWVAARELGVRPWRCTVVGDFLYDLIGARRAGMRAVLVQRPREAWKQWADLTCQTMEAFRVLLREPRPYVPLEYKELSPETLAARWQLVAHLPADHPEPGRSVLTAAAHGLGTLTVSSEATVEEPQWRCWCGLDAAWMGGSLLEACEESVRYRYPQMRILPGENGITIPPDYHSIGEWIARALP
- a CDS encoding NADP oxidoreductase; its protein translation is MSKVKLATAWLEVCSGCHMSFLDIDEEIVPLLEKVQICYSPVADPKAIPKVDVGVISGALGNDEEMEIAREMRENCDILIGWGDCAVFGGINCMRNTYSREEALVEAYVNSPSTVNPEGILPGEDIPTLLPKALPIDYAVKVDVYVPGCPPDAETILWVFKELLEGRIPKVPVDMMRYD